A genomic region of Anopheles aquasalis chromosome Y, idAnoAquaMG_Q_19, whole genome shotgun sequence contains the following coding sequences:
- the LOC126579695 gene encoding uncharacterized protein LOC126579695 has protein sequence MGRSQSKESAAGNNPWEAEAVAQRKRERREQSALEAAKEQERRARKAQRRAEKESKKQKRRQKGQKQKQRRSRLDELRDTEPPPIVRKSKARLDENDYDSEAKRRMQHQLAFNSDIFVLNQLMLGVQFYGNFEREMWEAVERNRAEENRRNGRTSRHCKTVILPDRLLEAVDRRVKFYAKHGPYKNQLLPLHAQTCYIVHDNIEITNPGDSSVYSILTDAPIYKLEIEDTIEEKLKWPPVGAITAGAGGEVVRRRRTQCHHGYIKLRSVEFIKPNNPSTIAAAPAAAALSLGSPGPGPSGLAQRRPTGITATGHGFSLSDSDTLDDDDDDDDDDDEEDDEEDDDDEEERERMVAGRANRSFRKLQFRDSIAAIKSKGPMLSNGVAGGGKGGKPGVPSTSTSSTSPPSSEYDYAYITAINTHQPLSVMRSAGGVSDLDTPLSTTVLPDYAITTISCPVEVPAVTGYYSDDESETLDKLTALYGGPGGGPGGGPGSQPARPEYAHSEQRQYLNSKGFLAYFVNLFQDRLAAELEIPAEDVREATWKGAVVYSGQWEIIPAILCPWPREATEWVHRKRDVKINPLTKQKFQWPTAPMIQKVRSFGCHVIPVGYAPKQGQNRYRQLEWKIVFPEAERYLESCLSSTQIKLYLVAKLLLKTFVEPSSSQTLGCCMFGLEHLRAHLFWQCEQNYAAWPEDYLGEALLRFLNALLDRIKTHKLPDYFLPSRNLFENVPERVLVELHRRIFRVTENPVMHLLVALRNLKLPSTGAAAVGAPHAPFYPKLRVKRLYSYLVIDNPLKIVNPMLQDEDENLAAEDSDEAAANEREIAVGSMAYYNQQEVESRRKRTRIVRFLVAEQLRKDRAEQPVRRQSIESIDLTFLPLKHMENLRRQLIYSLFVEHFTEMARISCQFRALNQALIYLRQSERLCNLLADDEGVEEAQQYLTKIYGLRQELAKASAKGPERPALPRRTSSGLQQEQQAKSPNMRHRRPSARIAYSNVRSPVTERRAKPAKNRQQQQQQQRFLGNQQPRFFSPEGGEVGEWDEYNEQAWEDAQQQEMEQGGKLVRPVAAAAAADRRLSTLRLRLQQQQQQQVSVQIHSPRSPGPGPRRSMAVRPAPTGPRRSSDDIEDISRLLGNVTVR, from the exons ATGGGCCGATCCCAGTCGAAGGAGTCGGCCGCCGGAAACAACCCGTGGGAGGCGGAAGCGGTGGCGCAGCGGAAGCGCGAGCGGCGCGAGCAGAGCGCCCTGGAGGCGGCCAAGGAGCAGGAACGGCGGGCCCGGAAGGCGCAGCGGCGCGCCGAAAAGGAGAGCAAAAAGCAGAAACGGCGCCAGAAGggccagaagcagaagcagcgacGGTCCCGGTTGGACGAGCTGCGGGACACCGAaccgccaccgatcgtgcGCAAATCGAAGGCCCGGCTGGACGAGAACGATTACGATTCGGAGGCGAAGCGCCggatgcagcaccagctcgcCTTCAACAGTGACATCTTCGTCCTCAACCAGCTCATGCTCGGTGTCCAGTTCTACGGCAACTTCGAGAG GGAGATGTGGGAAGCGGTCGAGCGGAACCGGGCCGAGGAGAACCGGCGGAATGGGCGCACCTCGCGCCACTGCAAAACGGTGATACTGCCGGATCGGTTGCTAGAGGCAGTGGACCGACGCGTCAAGTTTTACGCCAA GCACGGTCCATACAagaaccagctgctgcccctgcACGCCCAAACCTGTTACATCGTGCACGACAACATCGAGATCACGAACCCGGGCGACAGCTCGGTCTACAGCATCCTGACCGATGCGCCGATCTACAAGCTCGAGATCGAGGACACGATCGAGGAGAAGCTCAAGTGGCCCCCGGTGGGTGCTATCACcgcgggtgctggtggtgaggtggtgcGGCGTCGCCGCACCCAGTGCCATCACGGTTACATCAAGCTGCGGAGCGTCGAGTTCATCAAACCGAACAATCCATCcacgatagcagcagcaccagcagcagcagcgctatcGCTGGGATcgccgggaccgggaccgagcGGGTTGGCACAGCGGAGACCCACAGGaatcaccgccaccggccatGGCTTCAGTCTCAGTGATAGTGATactcttgatgatgatgatgatgatgatgatgatgatgatgaagaggacgatgaagaggacgatgatgacgaggaggaacgAGAGCGGATGGTGGCCGGTCGGGCGAACCGTTCCTTCCGGAAGCTGCAGTTCCGTGACAGTATCGCCGCCATCAAGTCAAAGGGACCGATGCTGAGCAACGGTGTTGCCGGCGGTGGCAAGGGTGGCAAACCGGGCGTACCATCGACGTCGACCAGCTCGACATCACCGCCGAGCAGCGAGTACGATTACGCCTACATCACCGCGATCAACACGCACCAGCCGCTGAGCGTGATGCGATCAGCTGGTGGGGTCAGTGACCTTGACACCCCGCTCAGCACAACCGTCCTGCCCGATTACGCCATCACGACCATCAGCTGCCCGGTCGAGGTACCGGCGGTGACCGGCTACTACAGTGACGATGAGTCGGAGACGCTCGATAAGCTAACGGCACTGTATGGTGGTCCGGGTGGTGGTCCGGGTGGTGGTCCAGGCAGTCAACCCGCCCGACCGGAGTACGCACACTCCGAGCAGCGCCAGTACCTCAACTCGAAGGGCTTCCTGGCGTACTTTGTGAACCTGTTCCAGGATCGGTTGGCCGCCGAGCTGGAAATCCCGGCCGAGGACGTCCGGGAAGCGACCTGGAAGGGTGCGGTCGTGTACAGCGGGCAGTGGGAGATCATACCGGCCATCCTGTGCCCGTGGCCACGGGAAGCGACCGAGTGGGTCCACCGAAAGCGCGACGTTAAGATCAATCCACTGACGAAGCAAAAGTTCCAGTGGCCAACGGCCCCGATGATCCAGAAGGTGCGCTCGTTCGGTTGCCACGTCATACCGGTTGGGTACGCGCCGAAGCAGGGCCAGAACCGGTACCGCCAGCTCGAATGGAAGATCGTGTTCCCGGAGGCGGAGCGCTACCTCGAGAGTTGCCTGTCCAGCACGCAGATCAAGCTGTACCTGGTggcgaagctgctgctgaaaacgTTCGTCGAACCGTCGTCCAGCCAGACGCTCGGTTGCTGCATGTTCGGCCTGGAGCACCTCCGGGCCCACCTGTTCTGGCAGTGCGAGCAGAACTATGCGGCCTGGCCGGAGGACTACCTCGGGGAGGCGTTGCTCCGCTTCCTGAACGCGCTGCTCGACCGCATCAAGACGCACAAGCTACCGGACTACTTCCTGCCGAGCCGGAACCTGTTCGAGAACGTGCCGGAGCGCGTGCTGGTCGAGCTGCACCGGCGGATCTTCCGGGTGACCGAGAACCCGGTCATGCACCTGCTGGTCGCGCTCCGGAACCTGAAGCTACCGAGCACCGGTGCGGCTGCGGTGGGGGCCCCGCACGCTCCCTTCTATCCGAAGTTGCGCGTGAAGCGCCTCTACTCCTACCTCGTCATCGACAACCCGCTCAAGATCGTCAATCCGATGCTGcaagacgaggacgagaatCTGGCGGCCGAAGACTCGGATGAGGCGGCGGCGAACGAGCGCGAGATTGCGGTCGGTTCGATGGCCTACTACAACCAGCAGGAGGTCGAATCGCGCCGGAAGCGGACACGCATCGTGCGCTTCCTGGTGGCCGAGCAGCTGCGCAAGGATCGGGCGGAACAGCCGGTACGGCGCCAGTCGATCGAGTCGATCGATCTCACG TTCCTACCGCTCAAGCACATGGAGAACCTGCGCCGCCAGCTCATCTACAGTCTGTTCGTCGAGCACTTCACCGAGATGGCGCGCATCTCGTGCCAGTTCCGGGCCCTTAACCAGGCGCTCATCTATCTGCGCCAGTCGGAGCGGCTGTGCAACCTGCTGGCCGACGACGAGGGCGTAGAGGAGGCGCAACAGTACCTGACCAAGATCTACGGCCTGCGCCAGGAGTTGGCGAAGGCGAGCGCCAAGGGTCCGGAGCGGCCGGCCCTACCGcgccgcaccagcagcggtctccaacaggagcagcaagcGAAGAGTCCCAACATGAGGCACCGGCGACCCAGTGCGCGGATAGCGTACAGTAACGTGCGCTCACCGGTCACCGAACGGCGTGCCAAAcctgccaaaaaccgacagcagcagcagcagcagcagcggtttcTTGGCAATCAGCAACCACGATTCTTCTCTCCCGAAGGTGGTGAGGTGGGCGAATGGGATGAGTACAACGAGCAGGCATGGGAGgacgcgcagcagcaggagatggagcaaggtggaaaattggtgagaccggttgctgctgctgctgctgctgatcgccggTTATCAACGTTACGTTtacgtttgcagcagcagcagcagcagcaggtgagcgTACAGATACACAGCCCACGATCACCGGGACCAGGACCGAGAAGGTCGATGGCAGTGCGCCCAGCCCCTACCGGACCACGGCGCTCGTCCGACGACATCGAGGATATTTCGCGGTTGCTAGGCAATGTAACGGTGCGCTAG